One Oharaeibacter diazotrophicus DNA window includes the following coding sequences:
- a CDS encoding pyridoxal phosphate-dependent aminotransferase, with product MSFLAKSLARVKPSATIAVTNKARELKAAGRDVIGLGAGEPDFDTPENIKEAAIRAIRDGRTKYTAVDGIPELKAAIVEKFKRENGLAYTQAQITVGTGGKQVLYNALMATLNPGDEVVIPAPYWVSYPDMVLLAGGEPVFVDAGMETGFKVTAAALEAAITPKTKWFIFNSPSNPTGAAYTRAEIRAIADVLLRHPHVWVMTDDMYEHLVYDEFVFTTPAQVEPALYERTLTVNGVSKAYAMTGWRIGYAGGPVQLIKAMGAIQSQSTSNPCSISQWAAVEALNGPQDFIPTNAVLFKQRRDLVVSMLNQARGLQCPTPEGAFYVYPSCAALIGRTGPSGKVIATDEDFVSELLEAEGVAVVQGSAFGLGPNFRISYATSTADLEEACIRIQRFCGSLT from the coding sequence ATGTCCTTCCTCGCCAAGTCGCTCGCCCGCGTGAAGCCGTCCGCCACCATCGCGGTCACCAACAAGGCCCGCGAACTCAAGGCGGCCGGCCGCGACGTCATCGGCCTCGGCGCCGGCGAGCCCGACTTCGACACGCCGGAGAACATCAAGGAAGCCGCGATCCGCGCGATCCGCGACGGCCGGACCAAGTACACCGCCGTCGACGGCATTCCCGAGCTCAAGGCGGCGATCGTCGAGAAGTTCAAGCGCGAGAACGGCCTCGCCTACACCCAGGCGCAGATCACCGTCGGCACCGGCGGCAAGCAGGTGCTCTACAACGCCCTGATGGCGACGCTGAACCCCGGCGACGAGGTGGTGATCCCCGCCCCCTACTGGGTCAGCTACCCGGACATGGTGCTGCTCGCCGGCGGCGAGCCCGTCTTCGTCGACGCCGGCATGGAGACCGGCTTCAAAGTGACCGCCGCCGCCCTCGAGGCCGCGATCACCCCGAAGACCAAGTGGTTCATCTTCAACTCGCCGTCGAACCCGACCGGCGCCGCCTACACCCGCGCCGAGATCCGCGCCATCGCCGACGTGCTGCTGCGCCACCCGCACGTCTGGGTGATGACCGACGACATGTACGAGCACCTCGTCTACGACGAGTTCGTGTTCACGACGCCCGCCCAGGTCGAGCCGGCGCTCTACGAGCGCACGCTGACCGTCAACGGCGTCTCCAAGGCCTACGCCATGACCGGCTGGCGCATCGGCTACGCCGGCGGCCCGGTGCAGCTGATCAAGGCCATGGGCGCGATTCAGTCGCAGTCGACCTCCAACCCCTGCTCGATCTCGCAGTGGGCGGCGGTCGAGGCGCTGAACGGCCCGCAGGACTTCATCCCCACCAACGCCGTCCTGTTCAAGCAGCGCCGCGACCTCGTGGTCTCGATGCTGAACCAGGCGCGCGGGCTGCAGTGCCCGACGCCGGAGGGCGCCTTCTACGTCTACCCCTCCTGCGCGGCGCTGATCGGCAGGACCGGACCGTCCGGCAAGGTGATCGCCACCGACGAGGACTTCGTCTCCGAGCTGCTCGAGGCCGAGGGCGTCGCGGTGGTACAGGGCTCGGCCTTCGGCCTCGGCCCGAACTTCCGCATCTCCTACGCCACCTCGACCGCCGACCTCGAGGAAGCCTGCATCCGCATCCAGCGCTTCTGCGGCTCGCTGACCTGA
- a CDS encoding sigma-70 family RNA polymerase sigma factor, producing the protein MTGNAIVSATPDLEALIRRVAAGDRAAFERLYAAASAKLFGIVLRISRDRASAEDVLQETFVRIWRYAPRYEAASGRPITWMASIARNAAIDAVRRRRALDARISPDGDEDALAAVPDETALAVDPGDREALRTCLGRLEAEQRDCVLLAYRDGLSREELAERFGRPVGTIKTWLHRALARLKDCLEAS; encoded by the coding sequence GTGACAGGAAACGCGATCGTCTCGGCGACGCCCGATCTCGAGGCTCTGATCCGGCGCGTCGCCGCCGGCGACCGCGCCGCCTTCGAGCGGCTCTACGCGGCGGCGTCGGCGAAACTCTTCGGTATCGTGCTCCGTATCTCCCGCGACCGGGCGAGTGCCGAGGACGTGCTACAGGAGACCTTCGTCAGGATCTGGCGATACGCGCCCCGCTACGAGGCGGCGAGTGGCCGTCCGATCACCTGGATGGCGTCGATCGCGCGCAACGCGGCGATCGACGCGGTGCGGCGGCGGCGGGCGCTCGACGCCCGGATCTCGCCGGACGGCGACGAGGACGCGCTCGCCGCGGTGCCCGACGAGACGGCGCTCGCCGTCGACCCGGGCGACCGCGAGGCGCTCCGCACCTGCCTCGGCCGGCTCGAGGCCGAGCAGCGCGACTGCGTGCTGCTGGCCTACCGGGACGGCCTGTCGCGCGAGGAACTGGCGGAGCGCTTCGGCCGCCCCGTCGGCACGATCAAGACCTGGCTGCACCGGGCGCTCGCCCGGCTCAAGGATTGTCTGGAAGCATCATGA
- a CDS encoding DUF1499 domain-containing protein — protein sequence MTRRSLLGGLSALVTTGLAAIAIRGRDRVMTDLFGDPDTGPFDFAHPIRTGWPNDALACPPGECADAAPDIATTPSTRPAADVLADLRRLVAALPGAVVVEDVPAEGRFRAVVRTPLLRFPDTVSVRVAALADGRTGVWIYSRSKVGSADLGTNRRRLAGLLAGLVADRSTEGAPP from the coding sequence GTGACGCGACGCAGCCTTCTCGGCGGCCTGTCCGCCCTGGTGACCACGGGCCTCGCGGCGATCGCCATCCGCGGCCGCGACCGGGTCATGACCGACCTCTTCGGCGATCCCGACACCGGCCCCTTCGACTTCGCCCACCCGATCCGCACCGGCTGGCCCAACGACGCCCTCGCCTGCCCGCCCGGGGAATGCGCCGACGCCGCCCCGGACATCGCGACCACCCCCTCGACCCGGCCGGCCGCCGACGTTCTCGCCGACCTCCGCCGCCTCGTCGCGGCCCTGCCCGGCGCCGTCGTCGTCGAGGACGTCCCGGCCGAGGGCCGGTTCCGCGCGGTGGTGCGCACGCCGCTGCTGCGCTTTCCCGATACCGTCTCGGTGCGCGTCGCAGCCCTCGCGGACGGCCGCACCGGCGTATGGATCTATTCGCGCAGCAAGGTCGGCTCGGCCGACCTCGGCACCAACCGCCGCCGCCTCGCCGGCCTTCTGGCCGGTCTCGTCGCCGACCGATCCACCGAGGGCGCGCCGCCGTAG
- a CDS encoding anti-sigma factor, with protein sequence MTADDRDMAAAEYVLGTLPDAERAAAAARIEADPAFARAVRDWQDRLAPLDAEAAAVTPPDRVWPKIRAAVGAEAVVPRVDPADRVGAPVGPVAEVVDLAARVRRWRATAVVFGALAAGLAALAVVDRLPQWLGTLPAGGRYVAVVNRDASLPALIVDVDTGRGVVTVRPVAAEQPAGRSLELWVIPDGGKPRSLGLVDPKAAVVTISGEKAGPIPAKGLFAITVEPPGGSPTGEPSGAPVYAGPLIPADE encoded by the coding sequence ATGACGGCGGACGATCGCGACATGGCGGCGGCGGAATACGTGCTCGGCACCCTGCCGGACGCCGAGCGCGCCGCCGCGGCGGCCCGGATCGAGGCCGACCCCGCCTTCGCCCGCGCCGTGCGCGACTGGCAGGACCGTCTTGCCCCGCTCGATGCCGAGGCGGCCGCGGTGACGCCGCCGGACCGGGTCTGGCCGAAGATCCGCGCCGCCGTGGGCGCCGAGGCGGTGGTGCCGCGGGTCGATCCGGCCGACCGGGTCGGCGCGCCGGTCGGGCCGGTCGCCGAGGTGGTCGACCTCGCCGCCCGGGTCCGGCGCTGGCGTGCCACCGCGGTGGTGTTCGGCGCGCTCGCCGCCGGTCTCGCCGCGCTGGCGGTGGTCGACCGGCTGCCGCAGTGGCTCGGCACCCTGCCGGCCGGCGGGCGCTACGTCGCCGTCGTCAACCGCGACGCCTCGCTGCCGGCGCTGATCGTCGACGTCGACACCGGCCGCGGCGTCGTCACGGTCCGCCCGGTCGCCGCCGAACAGCCGGCGGGCCGCAGCCTCGAACTCTGGGTCATCCCGGACGGCGGCAAGCCGCGCTCGCTCGGGCTCGTCGACCCGAAGGCGGCGGTCGTCACCATCTCGGGCGAGAAGGCCGGGCCGATCCCGGCCAAGGGCCTGTTCGCGATCACGGTCGAGCCGCCGGGCGGCTCGCCGACCGGCGAGCCCTCGGGCGCCCCGGTCTACGCCGGTCCGCTGATTCCTGCCGACGAGTGA
- a CDS encoding ArgP/LysG family DNA-binding transcriptional regulator has product MIDYPAAAAVAAVIREGSFERAAAALAITPSAVSQRVRGLEERLGAILVVRGQPCRATELGRALVGHLDRVRLMEADLAPALGARAAGEAPPTLRVAVNADSLATWFPAAAAAFGRAAAATLDLTLDDEGHTAERLRGGEVVAAVTADAGPVPGCRTLPLGTLRYAACAAPDFAARHFPAGATAEAMASAPQLRFDRRDDLQARWAAAAVGVAPTGPVHWVPSTHAFLDLALAGLAWGMQPAALAAPHLAAGRLVDIAPGRSLDVDLHWTVARLPAASLRALTAAVTTAARRALMPPGGGGADAVAGRRERP; this is encoded by the coding sequence ATGATCGACTATCCCGCCGCCGCCGCCGTCGCCGCCGTGATCCGCGAGGGCAGTTTCGAGCGCGCCGCCGCGGCGCTCGCCATCACGCCCTCGGCGGTGTCGCAGCGCGTCCGCGGCCTCGAGGAGCGCCTCGGCGCCATCCTGGTGGTGCGCGGCCAGCCCTGCCGGGCGACCGAGCTCGGCCGCGCCCTGGTCGGCCATCTCGACCGCGTCCGCCTGATGGAAGCCGACCTCGCGCCCGCGCTCGGCGCCCGCGCCGCCGGCGAGGCGCCGCCGACGCTCAGGGTCGCGGTCAATGCCGACAGCCTCGCGACCTGGTTCCCCGCGGCCGCCGCCGCCTTCGGGCGTGCCGCGGCGGCGACGCTCGACCTGACGCTCGACGACGAGGGCCACACCGCCGAGCGGCTGCGCGGCGGCGAGGTGGTCGCCGCGGTCACCGCCGATGCCGGGCCGGTGCCGGGCTGCCGTACGCTGCCGCTCGGCACGCTGCGCTACGCCGCCTGCGCCGCCCCGGACTTCGCCGCCCGCCACTTCCCCGCCGGCGCCACCGCCGAGGCGATGGCGTCGGCGCCGCAGCTGCGGTTCGACCGCCGCGACGATCTCCAGGCGCGCTGGGCCGCCGCCGCCGTCGGCGTGGCGCCGACCGGTCCGGTGCACTGGGTGCCCTCCACCCACGCCTTCCTCGACCTCGCGCTCGCCGGCCTCGCCTGGGGCATGCAGCCGGCTGCGCTCGCCGCGCCGCATCTCGCCGCCGGCCGCCTCGTCGACATCGCGCCCGGCCGCTCGCTCGACGTCGATCTGCACTGGACCGTCGCGCGCCTCCCGGCGGCCTCGCTGCGGGCGCTCACCGCGGCCGTCACGACGGCGGCGCGGCGCGCGCTGATGCCGCCGGGCGGCGGGGGCGCGGATGCGGTTGCCGGCCGGCGCGAACGACCCTAG
- a CDS encoding DUF6691 family protein, protein MRALAAFAAGLLFGLGLCLSGMADPAKVLAFLDVSDDFDPSLAFVMAGAIAVALPGFRLVRRRGRPLFDDGFHLPPRAPVDARLVGGAALFGVGWGLSGFCPGPAIVAVPLGAPGALVFVAAMLAGFAIARAAPARRRSEPATDG, encoded by the coding sequence ATGCGCGCGCTCGCCGCCTTCGCCGCCGGCCTCCTGTTCGGCCTCGGCCTCTGCCTCTCCGGCATGGCCGACCCGGCCAAGGTGCTGGCCTTCCTCGACGTTTCCGATGACTTCGACCCGAGCCTCGCCTTCGTGATGGCCGGGGCGATCGCGGTGGCGCTGCCGGGCTTCCGGCTGGTGCGCCGGCGCGGCCGGCCGCTGTTCGACGACGGCTTCCACCTGCCGCCGCGCGCCCCCGTCGACGCCCGCCTCGTCGGCGGCGCCGCGCTGTTCGGCGTCGGCTGGGGCCTGTCGGGCTTCTGTCCGGGCCCGGCGATCGTGGCGGTGCCGCTCGGCGCGCCGGGGGCACTGGTGTTCGTCGCCGCCATGCTCGCCGGCTTCGCGATCGCCCGCGCCGCCCCCGCCCGCCGCCGGTCGGAACCGGCGACGGACGGGTAA
- a CDS encoding ring-cleaving dioxygenase gives MDLQLGGIHHLTAITADAQANVRFYTDVLGMRLVKKTVNQDDTSAYHLFYGDGEASPGSDITFFEWPVPPARRGTRSIVRTGFRVGADSLPYWRDRLRAAGVDTSDVKTVDGRATLAFEDPEGQRLTLYDDGGAYAVHPWAKSPVPAEHQIRGLGPITISVPDVGPTATVLTQVMNMRAVRHYRSPHDVARTVHVFEMGEGGAAAELHVAVEPGAPVAREGAGGVHHVAFRTPDYDGLAAWTERVQGFRVPNSGEVERFYFRSLYFREPNGVLFEIATDIPGFSADEPMETLGEKLSLPPFLEGRRAAIERGLKPV, from the coding sequence ATGGACCTGCAGCTCGGCGGCATCCACCACCTGACCGCCATCACCGCGGACGCCCAGGCGAACGTGCGCTTCTACACCGACGTGCTCGGCATGCGGCTCGTCAAGAAGACCGTCAACCAGGACGACACCAGCGCCTACCACCTGTTCTACGGCGACGGCGAAGCGAGCCCCGGCTCGGACATCACCTTCTTCGAGTGGCCGGTGCCGCCCGCCCGGCGCGGCACCCGCTCGATCGTGCGCACCGGCTTCCGCGTCGGCGCGGATTCCCTGCCCTATTGGCGCGACCGGCTCCGGGCCGCCGGCGTCGACACCTCCGACGTCAAGACGGTCGACGGCCGCGCCACCCTCGCCTTCGAGGATCCCGAAGGCCAGCGTCTGACGCTCTACGACGACGGCGGCGCCTACGCGGTGCATCCGTGGGCGAAGAGCCCGGTGCCGGCCGAGCACCAGATCCGCGGCCTCGGTCCGATCACCATTTCGGTGCCCGACGTCGGCCCGACCGCGACCGTGCTGACGCAGGTGATGAACATGCGGGCGGTCCGTCACTACCGCTCGCCGCACGACGTCGCCCGCACCGTCCACGTCTTCGAGATGGGCGAGGGCGGCGCCGCGGCGGAACTGCACGTCGCCGTCGAGCCGGGCGCGCCGGTCGCACGCGAAGGTGCGGGCGGGGTCCACCACGTCGCCTTCCGCACGCCGGACTACGACGGCCTCGCCGCCTGGACCGAACGGGTGCAGGGCTTCCGGGTGCCGAACTCGGGCGAGGTCGAGCGCTTCTACTTCCGCTCGCTCTACTTCCGCGAGCCGAACGGCGTGCTGTTCGAGATCGCGACCGACATCCCGGGCTTCTCGGCCGACGAGCCGATGGAGACCCTCGGCGAGAAGCTGTCGCTGCCGCCCTTCCTCGAAGGGCGCCGGGCGGCGATCGAACGCGGCCTCAAGCCGGTCTGA
- a CDS encoding response regulator produces MADLEGLRILVVEDEALIAMALEDILLDLGCVVVGPAASVEAALQLVDGPLDGALLDVNVKGTLIYPVAEKLAARGVPVALCSGYALTSAIPPPYDRWPQIAKPYNPAMVRGTMERAFLAGTAVDPAA; encoded by the coding sequence ATGGCCGACCTTGAGGGACTGCGCATTCTCGTGGTTGAGGACGAGGCGTTGATCGCGATGGCGCTCGAGGACATCCTCCTCGATCTCGGCTGCGTCGTGGTCGGTCCGGCGGCGTCGGTCGAGGCGGCGCTGCAACTGGTCGACGGTCCGCTCGACGGCGCACTGCTCGACGTCAACGTCAAGGGCACGCTGATCTATCCGGTCGCGGAGAAGCTCGCCGCGCGCGGCGTTCCGGTGGCGCTGTGCTCGGGCTACGCGCTGACCTCCGCGATCCCGCCGCCCTACGATCGCTGGCCCCAGATCGCCAAGCCCTACAACCCCGCCATGGTCCGCGGCACGATGGAGCGGGCGTTCCTCGCCGGCACCGCCGTCGATCCGGCCGCCTGA
- a CDS encoding multicopper oxidase family protein, whose amino-acid sequence MPTRRSVLAAACGAGALLAAPFRPARAEGRPPGAPAEPRPGRTVDLVLDAAERPQALPCFAGKPLPLWTFSADTALPIVRLGLGDRLRTRLVNGLTRPGEHLAIHWHGLRVPIAQDGVPYISQRPVEPGGTCDYDFVPPDTGSFFFHTHCNTVEQLGRGLAGLLIVEGDETEPYDGELVLAVRDWRIGEDGGFLPFLTDTGAGNAGSFGTVRSTNGEAAARFEVPAGADVRIRLYNVDPTRILEVGVEGAEAAVVAIDGHAVVPFPLATWRMGTAMRIDLVLRTPADGASVRLIDWRVAEPWTIATLVARGAPKRRGAFDPAPLRASRVPEPDLRGAETLRFEFASTAAAAAVAATDERFPGIDDLCLSDRTFWSINKTTWPADGHHALPPPLAVLRRGATYVFELSNISKQFHPIHFHGFAWRFLSSDRQELPPHLADTVLLVPREKRRVAFVADAPGDWMFHCHLIEHQETGMMGYVRVV is encoded by the coding sequence ATGCCGACCCGCCGTTCCGTGCTCGCCGCCGCCTGCGGCGCGGGCGCGCTCCTCGCCGCCCCCTTCCGCCCCGCCCGCGCCGAGGGCCGCCCGCCCGGCGCCCCCGCCGAACCCCGTCCGGGGCGCACCGTCGACCTCGTGCTCGACGCCGCCGAGCGTCCGCAGGCGCTGCCCTGCTTCGCCGGCAAGCCGCTGCCGCTGTGGACCTTCTCGGCGGACACGGCCCTGCCGATCGTCCGGCTCGGGCTCGGCGATCGCCTGCGCACCCGCCTCGTCAACGGCCTGACCCGGCCGGGCGAGCACCTCGCCATCCACTGGCACGGCCTGCGCGTCCCGATCGCGCAGGACGGCGTGCCTTACATCTCGCAGCGGCCCGTCGAGCCGGGGGGGACCTGCGACTACGACTTCGTGCCGCCGGACACCGGTAGCTTCTTCTTCCACACCCACTGCAACACCGTGGAGCAGCTCGGCCGCGGCCTCGCCGGCCTCTTGATCGTCGAGGGCGACGAGACCGAGCCCTACGACGGCGAGCTGGTGCTGGCGGTGCGCGACTGGCGGATCGGCGAGGACGGCGGCTTCCTGCCGTTCCTCACCGACACCGGCGCCGGCAACGCCGGCAGCTTCGGCACCGTGCGCAGCACCAACGGCGAGGCCGCCGCCCGCTTCGAGGTGCCGGCCGGTGCCGACGTCCGGATCCGCCTCTACAACGTCGACCCCACCCGCATCCTCGAGGTCGGCGTCGAGGGCGCCGAGGCGGCGGTGGTGGCGATCGACGGCCACGCGGTCGTGCCCTTCCCGCTCGCGACGTGGCGGATGGGCACGGCGATGCGCATCGACCTCGTGCTGCGCACCCCCGCCGACGGCGCCAGCGTCCGCCTGATCGACTGGCGCGTCGCCGAACCCTGGACGATCGCGACCCTGGTCGCGCGCGGCGCGCCGAAGCGCCGGGGCGCCTTCGACCCGGCGCCGCTCCGGGCCTCGCGGGTGCCGGAGCCCGACCTCCGGGGCGCCGAGACGCTGCGCTTCGAGTTCGCCTCCACGGCCGCCGCCGCCGCGGTCGCCGCCACCGACGAGCGCTTCCCGGGGATCGACGACCTCTGCCTGTCCGACCGGACCTTCTGGTCGATCAACAAGACGACGTGGCCGGCCGACGGCCACCACGCCCTGCCGCCGCCGCTGGCGGTGCTGCGCCGCGGCGCCACCTACGTGTTCGAGCTCTCGAACATCTCCAAGCAGTTCCACCCGATCCACTTCCACGGCTTCGCCTGGCGCTTCCTGTCGTCGGACCGCCAGGAGCTGCCGCCCCACCTCGCCGACACCGTGCTCTTGGTGCCGCGCGAGAAGCGCCGCGTCGCCTTCGTCGCCGACGCCCCCGGCGACTGGATGTTCCACTGCCACCTGATCGAGCACCAGGAGACCGGCATGATGGGCTACGTCCGGGTGGTTTGA
- a CDS encoding DJ-1/PfpI family protein, whose amino-acid sequence MARIDILLIDAFADWEAAPLAAAARSDLGDTVRVMTPDGGRVTSMGGLTAVPDLAATDWRAEDADALIVVGSPVWMTPEAPDVGDLLRRAVAADLVVGAICGATLAPARAGLLDDRAHTSNDAAFLAEQGGDYAGTALYVETPAAVTGGRLVTAPGSAPVTFAVAVLSLLHPERAAYIQELRTMSAREFEG is encoded by the coding sequence ATGGCCCGTATCGACATCCTGCTGATCGACGCCTTCGCCGACTGGGAGGCCGCGCCGCTCGCCGCCGCGGCCCGGTCGGATCTCGGCGACACCGTCCGGGTGATGACGCCGGACGGCGGCCGCGTCACGTCGATGGGCGGTCTCACCGCCGTCCCCGACCTCGCCGCGACCGACTGGCGCGCCGAGGACGCCGACGCGCTGATCGTCGTGGGGTCGCCGGTGTGGATGACGCCGGAGGCGCCCGACGTCGGCGACCTCCTCCGGCGCGCCGTCGCCGCCGACCTCGTGGTCGGCGCCATCTGCGGCGCGACGTTGGCGCCGGCGCGCGCCGGCCTGCTCGACGACCGCGCGCACACCAGCAACGACGCCGCCTTCCTCGCCGAACAGGGCGGCGACTACGCCGGCACCGCGCTCTACGTCGAGACGCCCGCGGCGGTGACGGGCGGGCGGCTGGTCACAGCGCCGGGCAGCGCCCCGGTCACCTTCGCGGTCGCCGTGCTGTCGCTGCTGCACCCCGAGCGCGCCGCCTACATCCAAGAGCTGCGCACCATGAGCGCGCGGGAGTTCGAGGGCTGA
- a CDS encoding YeeE/YedE family protein produces MSDFTPVSSLLGGMAIGLSAVLLLAAEGRIAGVSGIVSRLLPPWPAAARACRIAFVAGLLAAPLVWWLATGAPPAQTVSGDLAVMALAGLAVGIGTVVGSGCTSGHGVCGLALLSPRSLVATPVFMAVAVATVFLVRHLA; encoded by the coding sequence TTGTCCGATTTCACCCCCGTCTCGTCCCTCCTCGGCGGTATGGCGATCGGCCTGTCGGCGGTGCTGCTGCTCGCCGCCGAGGGCCGGATCGCCGGCGTCAGCGGGATCGTCTCGCGCCTGCTGCCGCCCTGGCCGGCGGCGGCGCGCGCCTGTCGGATAGCGTTCGTCGCCGGGCTCCTCGCCGCGCCATTGGTCTGGTGGCTCGCGACCGGCGCGCCGCCGGCGCAGACGGTGTCGGGCGACCTCGCGGTGATGGCGCTCGCCGGGCTCGCGGTCGGGATCGGCACGGTGGTCGGTTCGGGCTGCACCAGCGGCCACGGCGTCTGCGGGCTGGCGCTGCTGTCGCCGCGCTCGCTGGTGGCGACGCCCGTGTTCATGGCCGTCGCGGTCGCGACTGTCTTCCTCGTCCGCCATCTCGCGTGA
- the dapB gene encoding 4-hydroxy-tetrahydrodipicolinate reductase, with product MTTRIVVAGSTGWVGRELVKAIAAAPDLALAGAVSRKAAGVDAGVAAGIAALGLTVVATVEEALTAPSDVVIDYTHPGSVKAHALAALGAGRRVVVGTSGLTADDYAEIDAAATAAGVGAFAAGNYSVTAALLLRFALEAARHVADVEVIDYAYEGKPDAPSGTARELAEKLADARRPGTQKPLDAVRGPREAYGAEIGGTRVHSVRLPGFVLSAEALFGAPGERLTIRHDAGSSAAPYVGGTLLAARKVGGWTGLRRGMDGLLG from the coding sequence ATGACGACGCGCATCGTGGTGGCGGGCTCGACCGGCTGGGTCGGCCGCGAACTGGTCAAGGCGATCGCCGCCGCGCCGGATCTCGCGCTCGCCGGCGCCGTCTCGCGCAAGGCGGCCGGCGTCGACGCCGGCGTCGCCGCGGGCATCGCGGCGCTCGGGCTGACCGTGGTCGCGACCGTCGAGGAGGCGCTCACAGCGCCGTCCGACGTGGTGATCGACTACACCCATCCGGGCAGCGTCAAGGCGCACGCCCTCGCCGCCCTCGGCGCCGGCCGCCGCGTCGTCGTCGGTACCTCCGGGCTCACCGCCGACGACTACGCCGAGATCGACGCCGCCGCCACCGCCGCCGGCGTCGGCGCCTTCGCCGCCGGCAACTACTCGGTCACCGCCGCGCTGCTCTTGCGCTTCGCGCTCGAGGCCGCCCGCCACGTCGCCGACGTCGAGGTGATCGACTACGCCTACGAGGGCAAGCCGGACGCGCCGTCGGGCACCGCCCGCGAGCTCGCCGAGAAGCTCGCCGACGCCCGCCGGCCGGGCACGCAGAAGCCGCTCGACGCCGTCCGCGGCCCGCGCGAGGCCTACGGCGCCGAGATCGGCGGCACCCGCGTCCACTCGGTCCGCCTGCCGGGCTTCGTGCTCTCGGCCGAGGCGCTGTTCGGCGCGCCGGGCGAGCGGCTGACGATCCGCCACGACGCCGGCAGTTCCGCGGCGCCCTATGTCGGCGGCACCCTGCTCGCCGCCCGCAAGGTCGGCGGCTGGACCGGCCTTCGCCGCGGCATGGACGGCCTGCTCGGCTGA
- a CDS encoding alpha/beta hydrolase, with amino-acid sequence MTTVTTTRGRAPHAGQRVHATGAALGTAPVAMILLHGRGATARDILMLAGAFEREDVSYLAPQAAGHQWYPLRFVEPTARNEPALSAALAVVDDLVADVAAAGVPPERTVVLGFSQGACLATEYAARRPRRYGGIVGLSGGLIGSDAEVTAHAGDLAGTPVILGCSDVDSHIPLTRVKATSKVLAGLGADVDETIYPGMGHGIVEDEVRRVRALLDALARTA; translated from the coding sequence ATGACCACCGTCACCACCACCCGCGGCCGCGCCCCCCACGCCGGCCAGCGCGTCCACGCCACCGGCGCCGCGCTCGGCACCGCGCCGGTCGCGATGATCCTGCTGCACGGCCGCGGTGCCACCGCCCGCGACATCCTGATGCTGGCCGGCGCCTTCGAGCGCGAGGACGTCAGCTATCTCGCGCCGCAGGCGGCGGGCCATCAGTGGTACCCGCTGCGCTTCGTCGAGCCGACCGCGCGCAACGAGCCGGCGCTGTCGGCCGCCCTCGCGGTCGTCGACGACCTCGTCGCCGACGTCGCGGCGGCCGGCGTGCCGCCCGAGCGCACCGTCGTGCTCGGCTTCAGCCAGGGCGCCTGCCTCGCCACCGAATACGCCGCCCGGCGGCCGCGCCGCTACGGCGGGATCGTCGGCCTCTCCGGCGGGCTGATCGGCAGCGACGCCGAGGTGACCGCCCACGCCGGCGACCTCGCCGGCACGCCGGTGATACTCGGCTGCAGCGACGTCGATTCCCACATCCCGCTGACGCGGGTGAAGGCGACGTCGAAGGTGCTGGCGGGTCTCGGGGCCGACGTCGACGAGACGATCTACCCGGGCATGGGCCACGGCATCGTCGAGGACGAGGTGCGGCGCGTGCGCGCACTGCTCGACGCCCTGGCGCGCACCGCCTGA